The following DNA comes from Chloroflexota bacterium.
GTGGAGATGTCCGCGCCGATCACCCGGGTTGCACCCATCGCCCTGGCGACTAACCCGGCTGCCATACCCACCGGTCCGACACCGGTGATCAGCACCCGGTCCTCGCCCGACACGCTCACACGGTTCAGTGCCTCGTACACGGTGCCGAATCCACAGGCCACCAGGGCGCCGTCCATGTAGCTTAGTTCGTCGGGCAAGGCGATGCAGGTATTCTCCTCGGCCAGCAGGTAGTCGGCGTGGCCACCGTCCCGCTGCCAGCCATAGGCTGCCCTAAGCGGCGAGGTGCAGCTGATCATGTAGCCTTTACGGCAATCGTTGCACACGCCGCAGCCGCTAATATGGTAGATAATGACCCGGTCGCCCTCACGGAAGCGCTTGCAGCCTGGTCCCATCTGGACGATTTGGCCGCATGGCTCGTGCCCGGCGATGACGTTCTGATAGGCCTCCGGGCCGTGACCGAGGTGTTCGCGGTAGATGGCCCGTATGTCGCTGCCACAGATGGAGGAGGCCTTCATCTTCAACAGCACCTGGCCGTGGCCCGGCTCGGGCACCGGAAAGTCAGCAAATTCGACCCGGCGTTGGCCGGGCAATAAAACACCTTTCATTCGTTTCCTCCACGCCGGTCCTGGAAAACCGTCGGCGTTTGCTTCCGTTGACCGTTTTTCACGGCAGCAACATCACTTTTATCGATTCTTCACTGTTGGCCACCAGGTCGATTCCCCGTTGAAACTCGGCCAGGGGCAGACGGTGGGTGACGATCAGGTTCATGGGCAACAGCCCGCGCGCCAGCATGTCGATGGCGACCGGATAGCAGTAGGGACTGAGATGGGAACCATGGATATTCAGTTCCTTGCTGTCGCCAATAATGGTCCAGTCCACAGTCACCAGATCCCGCATCAGGCTGAACTCGACGAAGGTGCCCAGCTTGCGGATCATGTGCAATCCCTGTTCCACTGC
Coding sequences within:
- a CDS encoding zinc-binding dehydrogenase; this translates as MKGVLLPGQRRVEFADFPVPEPGHGQVLLKMKASSICGSDIRAIYREHLGHGPEAYQNVIAGHEPCGQIVQMGPGCKRFREGDRVIIYHISGCGVCNDCRKGYMISCTSPLRAAYGWQRDGGHADYLLAEENTCIALPDELSYMDGALVACGFGTVYEALNRVSVSGEDRVLITGVGPVGMAAGLVARAMGATRVIGADISTARLEFAKGIGAVDDGIAAGDGALEAITEMTDGLGCEVSIDCSGSPAGRLLALQGTRRWGRSAMVGEGDNVEFDVSQTIIHDQITVYGSWVTSLGHMEDLVEKLVEWRLRPEVTVSHCFPLDGAAEAYGMADRGQSGKVCIVME